One Sphingomicrobium marinum genomic window carries:
- a CDS encoding ATP-grasp domain-containing protein, translating into MKVALLVPAEWDPQYYELDATRDMLGAVGIEIEPVQWNECDDDVLRAVDGVLPLIAWGYHLDPGRWFDLLDRIDFRRVPVANPVPVLRWNSDKSYLSDLEDKGVAIVPSVFGDADEGDRLLERARDKFGDDELIVKPLVSASAEGIYRLPAGASLPPGLVDRRLIVQPFIPSILDAGEMSLVYFGGAFSHAAVKRAKNGDFRVQPEFGGSEEQITPDPKVRALADAALAAAPAKTAYARVDIVMNRDEPQIMELELVEPDLFLRYAPDGGSGFASAIREMLSA; encoded by the coding sequence ATGAAAGTCGCTCTGCTCGTTCCGGCTGAATGGGACCCGCAATATTACGAGCTCGATGCGACCCGCGACATGCTCGGCGCGGTCGGCATCGAGATCGAGCCGGTCCAATGGAACGAATGCGACGACGACGTGCTGCGCGCTGTCGATGGCGTGTTGCCGCTGATTGCGTGGGGCTATCATCTCGACCCCGGGCGCTGGTTCGACCTGCTCGACCGCATCGATTTTCGCCGGGTGCCGGTCGCCAACCCGGTGCCGGTGCTGCGATGGAATAGCGACAAGAGCTATCTCTCGGATCTGGAAGACAAGGGCGTGGCCATCGTACCGAGCGTCTTCGGCGACGCCGACGAGGGCGACAGGCTACTCGAACGGGCGCGCGATAAATTCGGCGATGACGAGCTGATCGTGAAGCCGCTCGTTTCGGCATCGGCGGAAGGGATCTACCGCTTGCCCGCGGGCGCATCGCTGCCGCCCGGCCTCGTCGACCGCCGCCTCATCGTGCAGCCTTTCATCCCATCGATCCTCGATGCCGGCGAGATGAGCCTTGTCTATTTCGGCGGCGCGTTCAGCCATGCAGCGGTCAAGCGCGCCAAGAACGGTGATTTTCGGGTGCAGCCCGAGTTCGGCGGCTCGGAGGAGCAGATCACGCCCGATCCGAAGGTGCGTGCGCTGGCCGATGCCGCGCTTGCTGCCGCGCCCGCGAAGACTGCCTACGCGCGCGTCGATATCGTGATGAACCGCGATGAGCCGCAGATCATGGAGCTCGAACTGGTCGAGCCCGACCTGTTTCTGCGTTACGCCCCCGACGGCGGCTCGGGCTTTGCCTCGGCAATCAGGGAAATGCTTTCCGCGTAG
- a CDS encoding ribbon-helix-helix domain-containing protein yields MFHPQRASKRSVTIAGHETSIALEPLFWEALEQAASVRGLPVNALVAQIDLSRYDADQLNPVNLASAIRQWLYAESISLIAEAKPEPPSGA; encoded by the coding sequence ATGTTCCACCCGCAGCGCGCCAGCAAGCGGTCGGTTACCATTGCCGGCCACGAGACCTCGATCGCGCTTGAGCCATTGTTCTGGGAAGCGCTAGAGCAGGCCGCATCGGTGCGCGGCTTGCCTGTCAACGCGCTCGTCGCGCAGATCGACCTTAGCCGCTACGACGCCGACCAGCTCAATCCGGTCAACCTCGCCAGCGCCATTAGGCAATGGCTCTACGCGGAAAGCATTTCCCTGATTGCCGAGGCAAAGCCCGAGCCGCCGTCGGGGGCGTAA
- the phbB gene encoding acetoacetyl-CoA reductase has translation MGRTAIVTGGTRGIGEAISLKLKDMGMDVAATYAGNEQAAAEFTDRTGIKAYKFDVADYDACQNAVEQISSDLGDVDVLVNNAGITRDSTMKRQTHDQWQQVIDTNLGGCFNMAKAVFDGMCERGYGRIVNIGSINGQAGQYGQVNYAAAKSGIHGFTKALAQEGARKGVTVNAIAPGYIDTDMVAAVPDEVLAKIVAKIPVNRLGQANEIARGVAFLVDEDAGFITGSTLSINGGQHMY, from the coding sequence ATGGGACGCACGGCAATCGTTACCGGCGGCACGCGCGGTATCGGCGAAGCGATTTCGCTGAAACTCAAGGACATGGGCATGGACGTCGCCGCGACTTACGCGGGCAACGAACAGGCTGCTGCCGAATTCACCGATCGTACGGGCATCAAGGCGTACAAGTTCGACGTTGCCGATTACGATGCGTGCCAGAATGCGGTCGAGCAAATCTCGAGCGACCTTGGCGATGTCGACGTCCTGGTGAACAATGCGGGCATCACGCGCGACAGCACCATGAAGCGCCAGACGCATGATCAATGGCAGCAGGTGATCGACACCAATCTGGGCGGTTGCTTCAACATGGCCAAGGCCGTGTTCGACGGCATGTGCGAGCGGGGCTATGGCCGCATCGTCAATATCGGCTCGATCAACGGACAGGCCGGGCAGTACGGCCAGGTCAACTATGCCGCCGCCAAGTCGGGCATCCATGGCTTCACCAAGGCACTGGCGCAGGAGGGGGCGCGCAAGGGCGTCACCGTAAACGCCATCGCGCCCGGCTATATCGACACCGACATGGTCGCCGCGGTGCCCGATGAAGTCCTGGCCAAGATCGTCGCAAAGATACCGGTCAATCGCCTCGGCCAGGCCAATGAGATCGCGCGCGGTGTCGCCTTCCTCGTCGATGAGGATGCGGGCTTCATCACCGGTTCGACGCTGTCGATCAACGGCGGCCAACACATGTACTGA
- the hemH gene encoding ferrochelatase — translation MTKPADHPPIKLPKIGVLLANLGTPDAPEPGAVKRYLKQFLSDRRVVEIPPIAWQPILRGIVLNTRPRKSAAAYAKVWDEERGSPLAAITRGQAEALQLRLGDAAIVDWAMRYGNPSVASALNRLWDQGARRILYAPLYPQYCAATTASANDDLCAWLEDRRWQPAIRTLPAYHDDPLYIDALAKDLERQLAALDFTPQRLLLSFHGMPERTLHLGDPYHCQCQKTARLVGERLDVDTDIAFQSRFGPAKWLEPATDDTLEAYPGKGITRIAIAAPGFSADCLETLEELGIQGDEQFKRAGGTHFARLDCLNTSQAGMDMLEALARRELMGWLG, via the coding sequence ATGACAAAACCTGCCGATCATCCGCCCATCAAACTGCCGAAGATCGGCGTGCTGCTGGCCAATCTTGGGACGCCCGACGCACCCGAGCCCGGCGCCGTGAAGCGCTACCTCAAGCAATTCCTGTCCGATCGCCGCGTCGTCGAAATTCCGCCGATCGCGTGGCAACCCATCCTTCGCGGTATCGTGCTCAATACGCGGCCGAGGAAAAGCGCGGCGGCCTATGCCAAGGTGTGGGACGAAGAACGCGGTTCGCCGCTCGCGGCCATTACGCGCGGCCAGGCCGAGGCGCTACAGCTTCGACTGGGAGATGCTGCAATTGTCGACTGGGCCATGCGCTACGGCAATCCATCGGTTGCATCGGCATTGAACCGGTTGTGGGACCAGGGCGCGCGGCGCATTCTATATGCTCCTCTCTACCCGCAATATTGCGCGGCCACGACGGCAAGCGCGAACGATGACCTGTGCGCATGGCTCGAAGATCGGCGCTGGCAGCCGGCCATCCGCACCCTACCCGCCTATCACGACGATCCGCTCTACATCGATGCGCTGGCCAAGGACCTCGAGCGCCAGCTTGCGGCGCTGGATTTCACCCCCCAGCGGCTCTTGCTTTCCTTCCACGGCATGCCTGAGCGCACGCTGCACCTCGGCGATCCCTATCATTGCCAGTGCCAGAAGACGGCGCGGCTCGTCGGGGAACGGCTCGACGTCGACACCGATATCGCCTTCCAGTCGCGGTTCGGTCCGGCAAAATGGCTTGAGCCCGCCACCGACGACACGCTCGAAGCCTATCCCGGCAAGGGCATCACCAGGATTGCGATAGCCGCTCCCGGTTTTTCAGCTGACTGTCTCGAAACGCTCGAAGAGCTCGGTATCCAGGGCGATGAACAGTTCAAGCGGGCGGGCGGAACCCATTTCGCGCGCCTCGATTGTTTGAATACGAGCCAGGCGGGCATGGATATGCTAGAGGCGCTGGCGCGACGCGAATTGATGGGTTGGCTCGGCTAG
- a CDS encoding molybdopterin cofactor-binding domain-containing protein has translation MRAKLPELSRRQLLVGGGAGIGLLVAFHFWPRETLAPFGSEGGAARFSHYLKIDPKGGITALVPQVEYGQGIWAGFAALIAHELGVPRSAIAVEPAPLGPGIENAALEDAFGVHLRATAGATSIRAFEQPVREAAATAHAMLVAEAADRLDVDREEISVVGTDLVAGANCLAIADVAEAAAERAVPRSVTLRPWIQPDRSAARVDMPAKARGAWRFAADVRLPGMVYAAARLAPPGGRISAIDRGRAAERASIVQLVEREDWIAAISSSWWEAERSMASAKVRYASTDIGDAAIEAALEAALGGHGARTLADAGDARGVIGSAGGPIAETFTAAPAIPRDLEPFTAAARVRSDGGLDIWCATLAPDATRRAVAKAVSLSEDQVTLVPMPAGGRSARALDQIAAPIAAIIAREIGQPVLLCLSPTHSAAVGRLGAPLGARISATAGADGRIGGWHAVFAGQGGLGDTLTQLAGGDGARPDIAGAVPAYGIPDLLVEQASLDLDIAAGHLAGHVAGFHHFANEQIVERVARALGAEPLAFRLSMLGPRLSSLLVSAGRLAGWVGGGGAMGIACGEMDGSAMALIIEARQAGLGARVDAITAVVDAGRIIDRKLAQTAIEAGVIAGVERALSAAPALNHAMAKPVGYSPALKQLPTVRIELVERDAPPGGLSQIGAALAPAALANALSTGQRTSLPSLPFSFQGGAR, from the coding sequence ATGCGGGCGAAGCTGCCTGAACTATCGCGCCGCCAGCTGCTAGTGGGCGGCGGCGCAGGCATCGGCCTGCTCGTCGCCTTCCATTTCTGGCCGCGCGAGACATTGGCGCCCTTCGGGAGCGAAGGCGGCGCCGCACGCTTCTCCCATTATCTGAAGATCGACCCCAAAGGCGGCATCACCGCGCTCGTCCCGCAAGTCGAATATGGCCAGGGAATCTGGGCGGGGTTTGCCGCGCTGATCGCGCACGAACTCGGCGTCCCGCGCAGTGCCATCGCGGTCGAACCCGCGCCGCTGGGTCCGGGCATCGAGAACGCCGCGCTGGAAGATGCCTTCGGTGTTCACCTGCGCGCGACCGCGGGCGCAACGTCGATCCGCGCCTTCGAACAGCCGGTGCGTGAAGCTGCCGCAACCGCGCACGCGATGCTTGTTGCCGAGGCTGCCGACCGGCTGGACGTAGACCGAGAGGAAATCTCGGTAGTCGGTACGGACCTGGTGGCAGGCGCCAATTGCCTTGCCATCGCAGATGTCGCCGAAGCCGCCGCCGAGCGCGCCGTGCCGCGTTCGGTCACGCTGCGTCCGTGGATACAGCCCGATCGGTCCGCCGCGCGCGTTGACATGCCCGCCAAGGCGCGCGGTGCGTGGCGCTTTGCAGCCGACGTACGACTCCCCGGGATGGTCTACGCGGCTGCTCGACTTGCGCCGCCGGGCGGCCGCATCAGCGCCATCGACCGGGGACGCGCCGCCGAACGCGCAAGCATCGTGCAGCTCGTCGAACGCGAAGACTGGATCGCTGCTATCTCGTCCAGCTGGTGGGAAGCCGAGCGCTCCATGGCGTCCGCCAAGGTGCGATATGCTTCTACCGATATCGGTGATGCGGCGATTGAGGCGGCCCTGGAAGCTGCACTGGGCGGGCACGGCGCGAGGACATTGGCCGATGCCGGTGATGCCCGCGGGGTCATCGGGTCTGCCGGCGGGCCGATTGCCGAAACCTTTACCGCGGCACCGGCTATCCCGCGCGATCTTGAGCCCTTCACCGCAGCGGCGCGCGTGCGCAGTGACGGCGGGCTCGACATCTGGTGTGCGACGCTTGCGCCCGATGCGACGCGCCGCGCCGTCGCCAAGGCGGTTTCGTTGAGCGAAGATCAGGTCACGCTTGTCCCGATGCCCGCGGGTGGCCGAAGCGCTCGTGCGCTCGACCAGATCGCCGCGCCCATTGCCGCAATTATCGCGCGCGAGATCGGCCAGCCGGTGCTTCTCTGCCTGTCGCCGACCCATAGCGCTGCAGTAGGGCGCCTCGGCGCGCCGCTCGGCGCGCGTATCTCGGCGACTGCTGGTGCGGACGGGCGGATTGGCGGCTGGCATGCCGTTTTCGCCGGGCAAGGAGGCCTCGGTGACACGCTGACACAGCTGGCGGGCGGCGATGGCGCGCGCCCCGATATTGCCGGAGCGGTTCCGGCCTACGGCATCCCCGACCTGCTGGTCGAGCAGGCATCGCTCGATCTCGACATTGCAGCCGGCCATCTCGCCGGGCACGTCGCCGGGTTTCACCACTTCGCCAATGAACAAATCGTCGAGCGCGTCGCCAGGGCGCTAGGGGCCGAGCCTCTCGCCTTTCGTCTGTCGATGCTCGGCCCGCGCCTGTCCTCGCTCCTGGTGAGTGCCGGCCGCCTCGCCGGCTGGGTCGGTGGTGGCGGGGCGATGGGAATTGCATGCGGCGAGATGGACGGCAGTGCAATGGCGCTCATCATCGAGGCGCGGCAGGCCGGGCTCGGCGCGCGCGTCGATGCCATCACCGCCGTCGTCGACGCCGGGCGCATTATCGACCGCAAGTTGGCGCAGACCGCCATCGAGGCAGGCGTGATCGCCGGTGTCGAGCGGGCGCTTAGCGCTGCCCCCGCGCTTAATCATGCGATGGCAAAACCCGTCGGCTACAGCCCCGCCCTCAAACAGCTCCCAACCGTTCGGATCGAGCTTGTCGAGCGCGACGCGCCGCCCGGCGGCTTGTCGCAGATCGGCGCGGCGTTGGCGCCCGCCGCGCTCGCCAATGCGCTCTCTACAGGCCAAAGGACGAGCTTGCCTTCCCTACCCTTCTCGTTCCAAGGCGGCGCGAGATGA
- a CDS encoding class I adenylate-forming enzyme family protein, with the protein MPSPLDQTFDAVLAAVTGEGGRIILAEDEQGRAIVSNFPATLPMFFKTFGALNGQVEGLITPYERLTFADLDALSDKLALALVARGVEKGDRVAIAMKNCAAWVVSYMAIAKAGGIATLMNGWWREAELDHAFKLTEPVLTIADAPRAQRIAGLDGDWKVETIDIYKPVEEAMGKMLSGDHSDVSLPEVGPDDDATILFTSGSTGDAKGALSTHRQVTTGVYAYATSLMCLLGVMQSQGREPANPPKTLLSVPLFHVTGEVPVMLNSFVIGRGMVLMDKWDPGEALRLIQDEKITYFVGVPTMSLELMNHPDKDKYDLSSLTDIAAGGAPRPVAHVKRLDEEMGDAQPALGYGLTETNAVGCGNFWTNYVAKPKSTGRPMSPYVEIRIMDDDGNALETGAVGEIGIKSAANIKGYWKNPEATEAAFTADGYFKTGDVGMLDEEDYLYIVDRKKDIIIRGGENIAAAEVEAAIYAHEEVAEAAVFGRHDERLGEVPIAIIYRHEGSALNEEALCDFLDGKIAAFKIPEEMIFVDQPLPRLGTGKIDRVTLKKQYAGEAA; encoded by the coding sequence ATGCCGAGCCCGCTAGACCAGACTTTTGACGCTGTTTTGGCCGCGGTAACGGGCGAAGGCGGGCGCATCATTCTTGCCGAAGACGAACAGGGACGCGCCATCGTCTCCAATTTTCCGGCAACACTGCCGATGTTCTTCAAGACCTTCGGCGCGCTGAACGGACAGGTCGAAGGGCTGATCACGCCCTATGAGCGGCTGACCTTCGCGGATCTAGACGCGCTGTCCGACAAGCTCGCGCTCGCGCTTGTCGCGCGCGGCGTCGAAAAGGGTGATCGTGTCGCCATCGCGATGAAAAACTGCGCCGCCTGGGTCGTAAGCTACATGGCCATCGCCAAGGCCGGGGGGATCGCGACCTTGATGAACGGCTGGTGGCGCGAGGCCGAGCTCGATCACGCCTTCAAGCTGACCGAGCCGGTGCTGACCATCGCCGATGCGCCGCGCGCGCAGCGTATCGCCGGTCTCGACGGCGACTGGAAGGTCGAGACGATCGATATCTACAAGCCGGTTGAAGAGGCGATGGGCAAGATGCTGTCGGGCGATCATTCGGACGTCAGCCTGCCCGAAGTCGGTCCCGACGACGATGCGACGATCCTTTTCACCTCGGGCTCGACCGGCGACGCCAAGGGCGCCTTGTCGACCCATCGGCAGGTCACGACGGGCGTCTATGCCTATGCCACCAGCCTCATGTGCCTGCTGGGCGTGATGCAGTCGCAAGGCCGCGAACCCGCAAATCCGCCCAAGACACTCTTGTCGGTGCCGCTCTTCCACGTGACGGGCGAAGTTCCCGTGATGCTCAACAGCTTCGTCATCGGGCGCGGCATGGTGCTGATGGACAAATGGGACCCGGGCGAGGCGCTGCGCCTGATCCAGGACGAGAAGATCACCTATTTCGTCGGTGTGCCGACAATGAGCCTCGAGCTCATGAACCATCCCGACAAGGACAAGTACGACCTCTCCAGCCTGACCGATATCGCTGCCGGTGGCGCCCCGCGCCCGGTGGCGCATGTCAAACGGCTCGATGAGGAGATGGGCGATGCGCAGCCGGCGCTCGGGTACGGCTTGACCGAGACCAACGCGGTGGGCTGCGGCAATTTCTGGACCAACTATGTCGCCAAGCCGAAGTCGACCGGGCGACCGATGTCCCCTTATGTCGAAATTCGTATCATGGACGATGACGGCAACGCGCTCGAAACCGGCGCCGTCGGCGAGATCGGCATCAAGAGCGCCGCCAATATCAAGGGCTATTGGAAGAATCCCGAGGCCACCGAAGCGGCATTCACTGCAGATGGCTACTTCAAGACCGGCGATGTCGGGATGCTCGACGAAGAGGACTATCTCTACATCGTCGATCGCAAGAAGGACATCATCATCCGCGGCGGCGAGAATATCGCAGCGGCCGAAGTCGAAGCCGCCATCTATGCGCACGAAGAAGTCGCCGAAGCCGCGGTCTTCGGCAGGCATGACGAACGGCTTGGCGAAGTGCCCATTGCCATCATCTATCGTCATGAAGGCAGCGCGCTCAACGAAGAGGCGCTGTGCGATTTCCTCGATGGTAAGATTGCCGCGTTCAAGATTCCCGAAGAAATGATCTTCGTTGACCAGCCGCTGCCGCGCCTTGGCACCGGCAAGATCGATCGCGTCACGCTGAAAAAGCAATATGCGGGCGAAGCTGCCTGA
- the lgt gene encoding prolipoprotein diacylglyceryl transferase yields the protein MAANSTYDGAIAFPDLGLSPTLIDFGFYRLEWYSIAYLAGIIIAYVYLLKLLKKPGAPMARRHVDDLVFWGTLGVIGGGRLGYILFYKPELFLQGATMFGIDLPAPFAILNLRAGGMSFHGGVIGVSLAIIFYSWKHKLQWLRVHDYVAVTVPFGLMFGRLANFLNQELWGAETSVPWAIRFQEVVGGALVLGPPRHPTQLYEAGLEGLVLLGILAVTFYKTQARYLPGMLVGAFIFFYGCFRFIIEIWREPDSHLVEFAASTGLQMGQWLSLPMILAGLFLMLTAKGRRQRVEPIAGSSSVA from the coding sequence ATGGCAGCAAATTCCACATATGATGGCGCAATCGCCTTTCCGGACCTGGGTCTGAGCCCGACGCTGATCGATTTCGGCTTCTACCGGCTCGAATGGTATTCGATCGCGTATCTCGCCGGCATCATCATCGCCTACGTATACCTCCTGAAACTCCTCAAGAAGCCCGGCGCCCCCATGGCACGTCGCCATGTCGACGATCTGGTGTTCTGGGGAACGCTCGGTGTGATCGGTGGCGGCCGCCTCGGCTATATCCTGTTCTACAAGCCCGAACTGTTCCTCCAGGGCGCGACGATGTTCGGGATAGATTTGCCCGCCCCCTTTGCAATCTTGAACCTGCGCGCGGGGGGCATGAGCTTTCATGGCGGGGTGATTGGCGTCAGCCTGGCAATCATCTTCTATAGTTGGAAGCACAAGCTGCAATGGCTTCGCGTCCATGATTATGTCGCGGTGACGGTGCCGTTCGGGCTGATGTTCGGGCGGCTGGCCAATTTCCTCAACCAGGAATTGTGGGGCGCGGAAACGAGCGTGCCATGGGCGATCCGCTTCCAGGAGGTCGTCGGGGGCGCGCTGGTCCTGGGACCGCCGCGCCATCCCACGCAGCTTTATGAAGCGGGTCTCGAAGGCTTGGTGTTGCTCGGCATCCTTGCCGTCACGTTCTACAAGACGCAGGCGCGCTATCTGCCCGGCATGCTGGTTGGTGCCTTTATCTTCTTCTACGGCTGCTTCCGCTTCATCATCGAGATTTGGCGCGAACCGGATTCGCATCTCGTCGAATTCGCGGCATCGACCGGCCTGCAGATGGGGCAGTGGCTCAGCCTGCCGATGATCCTGGCAGGCCTGTTCCTCATGCTGACCGCCAAGGGGCGTCGCCAGCGGGTCGAGCCGATCGCAGGCTCGTCCAGCGTAGCGTGA
- a CDS encoding class I SAM-dependent methyltransferase, with the protein MSLAEALEQRIAAEGPISLHDYMAASNAEYYASRDPLGKAGDFTTAPEISQMFGELVGASLADVFARAGRPDHAAYAELGPGRGTLASDVLRLMGGIGFEGDVHFVETSPVLRNAQRERHPDATWHKTTDSLPDVPLLIVANEFFDALPVRQWVGDAERKVAFEGGGFRFSPNGTVTRETCPAAEAIAGRLGGHLARHGGVMLVIDYGYAGGEQGDTLQAVRRHTKVGPLAFPGTSDLTTHVDFAALAAAAKRGGAKVTRVITQGTWLETLGLGPRAVALAGRNPDRADDIAAQRKRLASEEGMGTLFKVMAVHHPDWPAPAGLGA; encoded by the coding sequence GTGAGCCTCGCCGAAGCGCTCGAGCAGCGGATCGCCGCCGAAGGGCCGATCTCGCTGCACGACTACATGGCGGCCTCCAACGCCGAATATTATGCGTCGCGCGATCCGTTGGGCAAAGCAGGCGATTTCACCACCGCGCCCGAAATCAGCCAGATGTTCGGTGAACTCGTCGGTGCTTCGCTGGCCGATGTCTTTGCGCGGGCGGGGCGCCCGGACCACGCGGCGTACGCGGAGCTGGGACCGGGGCGCGGCACATTGGCAAGCGACGTCCTGCGCCTGATGGGCGGGATCGGATTTGAAGGCGACGTCCATTTTGTCGAGACCAGCCCGGTGTTGCGCAATGCGCAGCGCGAGCGCCATCCGGACGCCACATGGCACAAGACGACCGACAGCCTGCCCGACGTGCCGCTGCTGATCGTTGCCAACGAGTTTTTCGATGCGCTTCCCGTGCGCCAATGGGTTGGCGATGCCGAACGCAAGGTGGCCTTTGAAGGCGGCGGGTTTCGTTTTTCGCCCAACGGGACGGTCACCCGCGAAACCTGTCCAGCTGCCGAAGCAATAGCAGGGCGTCTGGGCGGGCACCTGGCGCGCCATGGCGGGGTCATGCTGGTGATCGACTATGGCTACGCAGGCGGAGAGCAGGGCGACACACTGCAGGCTGTTCGCCGCCACACGAAGGTCGGTCCGCTCGCTTTTCCCGGGACGTCGGACCTGACAACCCATGTCGATTTCGCCGCGTTGGCGGCAGCGGCCAAGCGCGGTGGCGCGAAGGTTACGCGGGTGATCACGCAGGGCACGTGGCTGGAAACATTGGGCCTTGGTCCGCGCGCCGTAGCGCTTGCCGGTCGCAATCCCGACCGCGCCGATGACATCGCGGCCCAGCGAAAGCGGCTTGCCTCTGAGGAAGGCATGGGAACGCTGTTCAAGGTGATGGCGGTGCATCACCCTGATTGGCCCGCGCCCGCAGGCTTGGGGGCATGA